The nucleotide sequence GTTCGCGCAGTGTGGAAGAGGATtcgaaaaggagagaaaggagagagaggagagattataTGTTACTAATTCATATTAAACGGTTCAGTCGTTCATTCGgttgtgcagaaaaaaaaatcagtctcaTGTATGGAAGAATTTCGTATTTGGCAGGGAGTTATGACAAGACTATTAGGCCTATTGCAAAATCACTCCAATGAAAACTCAGTCCAATGTTTTGTTGGAGGAGATTACTTCATGCTTTCGTAATGAGATTATGACCTCAACAATACGAAGTGTTGTCATCTGATGTTGAGATAACTACCAGTTTCATTCATGGGAATTCACGAAGAAGAAGGGCCGGTACGTCGACGACTCGGCACGATCCACGTACCACGAAAACCATCAAGTGGAGAAACCAGAGGCTCAATTTAATGGTCCGAAGACCTAACGAAGGAAAAACAGCACAGGAATAGCGAGGATGAATGATTGGCGATACAGGAATGATAAACAGTAAAGTACGGCCATGTTGAATAGAAAATTGTGTTAGGTGCTGAGTAATCATTTTCTCCATCTGGTCAGTGACTCGGAAGACGTCAGTGTCCCATTACCCCCTTTATCAACGTATGAATGATGAAACCACTCGACCTGTACGCGTTGAATTTTCCAACATGATGAATTTCATTACGATAGTGAAAAAATGGAAGACGACTTTTCACTAGACAGTAAGTAAAGCCGGAGAATAATAGCAGATACTGAAAAAAAGATTTGGAAAGATTATGCTATTATCATCCTAACAAAATGAAACACATAccagtctgttttattttttagaatctTGACTCTTCCCAGCCTACCATTGTGCGCTTTCTGTCACCAAAAGAATCACATTACCAACGAAGATTGAGGAACTTCCTGCGTAAATCAGTAACAGGAAGCAGTAGAAAACCCATCCACTTGAAAAAGTGAAAGCCCAAAGCTGGTGAAATGACGTCACGTGCTTCCTTTCCCAGTAGCTGTCAccctcttttcatcttttctctttGAACGTGGGAAACTTATAAAAGCTTAGAAAGTTTATTTGTAAACAGGACGCATATTAACCTCCTGCGATGATAATATCTAACAAAACGGTAAAAGAACGCCGTCTGGAATAAAGGTTCTGCCGATGTGACCCAAGAAAAGACAGGTAATACAATTGCTGCCTTACCAtattaagagacaaaaaaaaaaaaaaatagagacaaaCAAGGTAGATAGTGCAAGATTCTGGGGTTACATGCGTAGAATGCGGATGTCTGGTCATGTGCGAGGAATTTTTTggaaatagttaaagaaaaaaattaaaaacaaggaaCAAGCCATGTCTTGCCACCTTACGCGAAAATAGAGAGGGTTATTatctaattaattatattaatgttaGCAATGGAGTTATTATTCGTAACTGCTGGTGTTAGACACTGGATGAGACATTTACGGATACACGGGGTGTTCtgttatgtacataatatattattacaCTAATTATTTTGGAATGTGTGCACGCGTTCGTAAGAAATACTCCTTAACAGCCCACTAATTTGTCCATTAAACTTCCACAAGAAGATTCcgttaaataaagaaacaagaaagcGATGGAGGTAGACAAGACAAAGAATGAAATATGTACACTATTTTCTCTACTGTGTTTCTTTCTTTAACCTGAGAAGAAAGCTGGAAAATTGCGTTCTGAGCTCGCTGAACTAATTTCTTTAAACTGTTGCCAAGTTCTTTAAgttcatttcagatatttttaccTGCTTTGCTTTCTCTGAATCGATTAtgtatctttcattttcattcttcctaaATTGCCTTGCTACTCTTCATCCTCCACatctttattgtttctttttttcctcctcattGTTGCTTCTTCACGGAGAAAGATCTCACTTTATGTCACGTGGCTGAAGTGAAAGTTGTGAATTTCTTTGTCGTTCCTTTTGGCTTAGGACATTGATCTCGGTCAGTGCACGATAGTTTCTCTCTCCTATTGTCAGGAATAACAATACTTATGTATTTGAAAgtatgtatatggagagagagagagagagaaagagagagatgtaaaatgtACGTTTAATGCGCGAATTCAACCCAGTCTCATTACACcaataatcaatcatttattttCCCTCGCGCAGGTGAGATGGATTCTCGCGGCGGCAGGTACGACAGTGACTGCAACAGAGAAAGCAGCAGGAAGAGCAGCAGCAACAGCGGCAGCAGAAGAAACAGCGGAGATCAGGGTCTCTCCGGCCAGGGCGGTAGGGGATCCCCTAGCTACTATTACTACGGCGTAGGACCTGCTGGAGAAGTCACCGAACCCCACCGGGAAGAGGAGGACCTCTACGCCAGGAACAACAACGATTACAGCAAGTACACCGGCGACCATTTGCCCTCGACGTCGGACTACGGCTACTACGGCCCGGAGAATTGCAACGAGGAATACGGCACCGATTACAGGTACAGTCAtcatcaacagcaacaacaacaacaccactCTGGGAGCGGCAGTTACCCGCAGTGCCAACGGGGTTACGGCGGTTACGGCGACTCGCAATGTTACGGTGACGTCCAGCAAGGCGGCTGCAGAAGCTGCAGTCCGTCTCAGTGCGGCGGCGGTGACCGTTGCGACCTTTACGGGTCCTGCGGTCAGCGCGAGTACCCGCCGTCTCGCGTCCAAGTGACGGCCAAAGTCCTGTTCGGTTCCGTCAGTGCCATATCGAACCTCAAGCAGAAGAAGGGCTCCAAGAAGTGAGCTCTCTTGGCGAGTGCCTGAGTCCGGGCCAGAATTGGCAAGAGACCCTGTGAATTAATTACGTGTCATCGATTTCAACCAGTTCCTTTCCACGCGgacctttttatttatcaaacttTGTTTTCTCATAGATTTGCTCCACAAGGATGATGATGCTACTTCTTTTCCCGTAGTGTTTTTCGTTGAGATGCTTTGCAATGcagatttcttttcattaagaCTTAATTCCCTAATAGTTATCTTCCACAAAGCCTTGTcttacagccttttttttttaaatacaatctcTCACATTCCATGCTAGTACTTTTCTGTCCATATTCCATACAGATTCTTTGCTACCAGAAATATTCTAATCATAAGTAAATATAGTCTTCATTGCAGTCTGGTCTCATCATTCTCATGAATGGAAAAGGGAAACTCATACTTCCTTTTCCGTTGTACAACTTGACAAGTTTCCTAATGTTATCTATGTAATAGAGAAAAAATACCAAAGGTATCCAACGGCGAAGACAGTCTTTGAGAAGAAAAATGCCATAGTACATAAAATCAGTGACTTTGGTCAGTGATAGAATACTCCTTGTACTTGTCTACTTTCCCGTTTCCTTACGTTCTTCTTCGCTTCATCCGCTTTGGGAATGTAAGCTTTTTACTTGTGTTGAATTGAAATGTGTaatagtttgtttcattttttttccacttctccgaattatgattatgatttaaTCACTATAATTCGTTTTTAACTAAAAGCAGCTCTAATCagtcccaaaatttttttttttcgtatgtctTAATTTCGCTTTCTAATTGATTTAAGGCTTTGGATGTAACTGCCCTCCTTCATCGCAGCTAAAATAGTTGTTACGTGTTAATCCATATCTCGAGGACTGATTTACTTTGCGTAATGTATCGTGTCATCAGTAGCACTCCGGACTTTTTTTCTGGAACCCTTTATCTCGTATGTTACCAGTAATTTCAAAGACTGATTAATGTCTAAGTGGGTTCTAAACCTTTAAGATTCGCCATTGATCGCTGGAGCTTTACAACACTTGATTAATCACTCTGGTTAATCACGTCACTc is from Macrobrachium rosenbergii isolate ZJJX-2024 chromosome 10, ASM4041242v1, whole genome shotgun sequence and encodes:
- the LOC136842685 gene encoding uncharacterized protein, which gives rise to MDSRGGRYDSDCNRESSRKSSSNSGSRRNSGDQGLSGQGGRGSPSYYYYGVGPAGEVTEPHREEEDLYARNNNDYSKYTGDHLPSTSDYGYYGPENCNEEYGTDYRYSHHQQQQQQHHSGSGSYPQCQRGYGGYGDSQCYGDVQQGGCRSCSPSQCGGGDRCDLYGSCGQREYPPSRVQVTAKVLFGSVSAISNLKQKKGSKK